In Saprospiraceae bacterium, one DNA window encodes the following:
- a CDS encoding AAA family ATPase gives MLRKFKVSNFKSFEKDFEIDLTNVNGYVFNKDSVKEGIVNNAIIYGQNGTGKSNLALAIFDIIEHLTDKQRNEAVYKNYLNAYCKSSVACFYYEFSINSKVVVYEYKKSDYKTIVYERFRIDNEELVLFDRTKTSNAKISFKGAETLKTDIENNQLSILKYIKNNTELVHNDINTTFLSFFTFIEQMLYFRSLLDKTYFGLDVGRKNILEDIVKKKNVGNFEAFLNQAGIECKLSEVEELGVKTIAFNFNSKLLPFFEFASTGTIALSIFYLWYQDIKENKKVSFLFIDEFDAFYHHSLSALIVEKLKETGVQFILTTHNTSIMTNDLLRPDCYFEMTKKQIRSLSRSTQKELREAHNIEKMYKAGSFNVE, from the coding sequence ATGCTAAGGAAATTTAAAGTTTCAAATTTTAAAAGTTTTGAGAAAGACTTTGAAATAGATTTGACCAATGTAAATGGTTACGTATTCAATAAAGACTCTGTAAAAGAGGGAATTGTCAATAATGCTATTATTTATGGACAGAATGGAACAGGAAAATCAAATTTAGCACTTGCAATATTTGACATTATTGAACATTTAACAGACAAACAAAGAAACGAGGCAGTTTACAAAAATTATTTAAACGCTTATTGCAAATCAAGTGTAGCGTGTTTTTATTATGAATTCTCAATTAATTCCAAAGTTGTGGTTTATGAATATAAAAAATCTGACTACAAGACAATTGTTTACGAAAGATTTAGAATAGATAATGAAGAACTTGTTCTTTTTGACAGAACAAAAACATCCAATGCAAAAATCTCTTTCAAAGGAGCGGAAACCCTAAAAACAGACATTGAGAACAATCAATTGTCTATATTAAAATATATTAAGAATAATACTGAATTAGTTCACAACGATATAAATACTACTTTTCTTTCATTTTTTACATTTATTGAGCAAATGCTATATTTTCGTTCACTACTTGATAAAACCTATTTTGGTTTAGATGTAGGAAGAAAAAACATTTTAGAAGATATTGTAAAAAAGAAAAATGTAGGAAATTTTGAAGCATTTTTAAATCAAGCGGGAATTGAATGTAAACTTTCTGAAGTCGAAGAGCTTGGAGTTAAAACAATAGCTTTTAATTTTAATAGTAAATTATTGCCATTTTTTGAATTTGCTTCCACAGGAACAATAGCACTATCAATTTTTTATTTATGGTATCAAGATATAAAAGAAAACAAGAAAGTTTCTTTCCTTTTTATTGATGAATTTGATGCCTTTTATCATCATTCATTGTCTGCTTTGATTGTTGAAAAACTAAAAGAAACAGGTGTTCAATTTATACTTACAACTCATAACACATCAATTATGACAAATGATTTGTTACGACCAGACTGTTATTTTGAAATGACAAAAAAACAAATTCGGTCTTTATCAAGAAGCACTCAAAAAGAATTGCGAGAAGCTCATAACATAGAAAAAATGTATAAAGCAGGCTCATTCAATGTCGAATAA